The Pseudofrankia inefficax genome window below encodes:
- a CDS encoding GNAT family N-acetyltransferase produces the protein MNTDQPADVRLERVSVEATLELRQRVLRPHLTPGELVFPHDREPDTAHVVALLADGTVVGTASVLHEGSPWGAPGWRLRGMATDERVRDQGIGSRLLSATIDHVRGQGGGLLWCNARVRAVPFYRRAGLETRGEPWEEPLIGSHIVMWRLV, from the coding sequence GTGAATACCGACCAGCCGGCGGACGTCCGCCTCGAACGGGTGAGCGTCGAGGCCACGCTGGAGCTGCGGCAGCGGGTGCTGCGCCCGCATCTGACGCCCGGCGAGCTGGTCTTCCCGCATGACCGGGAGCCCGACACAGCGCACGTGGTCGCGCTGCTTGCCGACGGGACGGTCGTCGGGACCGCGTCGGTGCTGCACGAGGGGTCGCCCTGGGGTGCTCCCGGCTGGCGGCTGCGCGGCATGGCGACGGACGAGCGGGTCCGTGACCAGGGAATCGGCTCCCGGCTGCTGTCCGCGACGATCGACCACGTCCGCGGCCAGGGCGGTGGACTGCTGTGGTGCAACGCCCGCGTCCGGGCGGTTCCGTTCTACCGGCGCGCCGGCCTCGAGACCCGCGGCGAGCCCTGGGAGGAGCCGTTG